CATACTGGAATTTTGAATAGATAACAGAACTATGATAACTTTTATTTATCAATCATCCTCATCTCACAAAAGTTATAGGATTGTTTGTTGTCCTTTTAAGTGttgaaaagaagaataaagtaTAGAGGACCAAGTATATGATAACTTTTCTATACATATTGTAGTTGATCATGTAGAATAATCTCTAATAATATGGAGAAGCAACTTTTAGTACCCACATGTGAAAATATGGATTTTGCAGTCATGTTTAATTTGTGACAATTTTTGTTCTTGTAATTCCAAGGAACCTTACTAACAAAAAGATAGGCTTTATAATCTTTCACCTGAAGGATGGATTtaattgaagaagaaattacGGGGCTATATAGAGCTCAAAAAAGTGATTATTGTTTGAATTGACTGTTCTTGATATCTTGTGAATGTCATTTATAGTGATTATTAACTCTTTGTATGGGCACATAAAGTACCAGAAACTTGGTATCAGAAACATGTGGCCTATACGTAGACAGGTCTATGGTGAATGGCTTGCTTAGTTTATTTGTATTCCAAGGCCTCTTAAGGTTGACAATCGTAATCAATTGCTTAATAGTATGATTGTTTTGATGAAAAGAATTCACCATATATTAAGAATTACAAATTGGATGTATTGAGTTTGTTCAAACTTGTGCTGGTGCCAAAACATGatgtttgtttatatatgacCTCTATTTTGTATGCATCCACACTAATTGTTATTTTGAAAGTGTTCTTACTTAACTGTACTGGTTCAGGAGGCAGAATTGTTGGTTCAAGAGCATGTTCTAGTTCCAGAGTATCAGGAGCTTAAAAATGAGGTAAAGAAGACTTCGCTGGAGAGGTAAACTGTGGAAGAAACACAGGTCAGTCCTGAACAATGCTAATATATTTAAATACTTCCCAACACATGTCATGGCCTCAAATCAGATATATGCACACACTAACAATGTCATACTTTCTATTTACTTAATTCATCCAATTGTTTCAAGGGTGAACAGAATATCTTTGCTAGGAAAGTTTCAACAAGCTTGAGTGTTGCACTCAAAATTTCACGAAGCTTGAGGCTTGCCAAGATTAGTACAACACAAGTCATAACTGCCATTGTGCCTAAAACTCCAACAAAAATGAGTAGTGTTTATTGTGATATCCTGATGGCAATTTCTGATCCAATATAAAAGATCTGGTTGCTAAGGAAATTGAGTATAGCCCTTACATTTGAAGTCTCAAATAGGGTAATCAAATGGGATCATGGAAGAAGTCACAGTATGTGTACACATCATACAAGTTATACTTATTCCTTAATGTACAAATGAAATCACTAGATTTTATCGGATgcttatatattttcgatttcAGTGTATTCATTTCTTACGTgataaaaaaaacatttgacATATCATTTGTCATATTTTCATAAGATTTTGTGAGTCAACTTTCATAAAGGAAggttatcaaaaaaaaaaaaaaaacattcataaAAGAACTATATTTTAACATATCACCATAAAgaatctcttttatttattttctttttcatctgcaACGGTATTAAATCTCCATTACATATGTCATGGCTGCAGCTTACAGCAGAGGTAACACATGGCTTTTCTGTTATCAAGGGCCATTCTCTGTTGACCGAACAAGAAACGTGCGGTCCAATGAGAATTTTACACCAGCCCATTCTCATGACAGACCGTTCCCTTGTGATCCGAGCCCACAACCCGGAAAGCCCAATGAAATGAAATTTAAGGCAAAACGGACGCGTGCAGCAACATGGTGTCGGTGACGGCAATGGTTGGCTAGGTTCCTGTAGAGCTCAGGGCACGCCACCGACGTTGATTGGAGATGGACGATATGAACTAGTGAGGATGGTGGGTACGTCGTCCACCGCCGAGCCAGCTATGCATATTGGTCAGAGATGTTGGTTGTTAACTAGGGTGGATTTGGGCGAGGAGTGGACTGGGATGGGTAGAAGAGTTGGGGGAGAAATGTTTGTTGTTTATTTGTAGGAAGTCAAGTGCAGCTTGCTCTGGTCAATTGGAGGTGGAAGTGGAGGTAAGTACCGACAGAGTAAGATTCTTTGGGAATTAAGGTGTGAAAACCAAGGTGTTCGTTGAGGTCTTGTGCATGTGGAAGGAAATTAAGGTGTGAAAATTATGGCTAGGAATCATAGAGTGGAAGGAAATTAAGGTGTGAAAATTCTGAGGGACAGTCAAATTGGAGTTAGATGATTTGCCTCCAAAGTTGATGAGCCCATTAAGATCACAAAAGCTGACTATCTGGAAAGTGACTAGTTTGGGCCGGGGCTGAAgacaaaaggaaaatgaaaagtaGCACCCACGTACACGGTACGTTGGCTGACTTGGCTCCACCTGTCAGCCTTATTTTCAGATTGCATTAATGGAGGAAACTACTAAGAAGCATCTTTGCAGATAGAAGAACATTTGTTTTCCATCCACTGCTAATTAAGAAGATTAATTTCACCAAtttgaggagagaagagagagagagagagagagggaggatcAGAAATATGGCTGAAGGTGTTGTTATTGTTGCGGCTGAAGGGATCAAGACCCTCGGAGACTTCATCATTCAGCAATCAAAGTTCTTGAGTGGAGTCAGCTATCAAGTTGAGCTTGCAAAAGTTGAACTGCACTTGATCCGCGGCTTCCTCAGAGATGCAGATGCAAgacaaggagaagaagaggtaGTCCGCATTTGGGTTAAACTGATTAGAGATGCTGCTTATGACTTGGAGGATGTCATTGAATCTTTTGCCTTGAAAGTAGCTTCTAGGAGGAGAGGAGGTACTGTGAAGATTGTTCTCAAAAGGTTTGCAAGCATCTTTAATGAAGGAGTTAATCCATACAAGATTGGGTCCGAAATTGAGGATATTATGACCAAACTTTCTCATCTGAGGTCGAGTTTGCAAAGTTATAACATCAGGCAAATAAGTGGGGGTACGTGATGGTGTCGCTTCTTCTTTTAAGAGGCAACGAGACCGGCGGCTAACTTATGCTCATGAACTTGAAAGTCATACTGTTGGCTTAGAGGAAAACACAGATATACTGGTGAAGGAGTTGGTAAGAGAAGGAAAGCGTCACCGTGTTATTTCTATTTGGGGGATGGGCGGCTCTGGAAAAACCACTCTtgcaaaacaggtttttcttcAAGATGAAGTTAAGCGCcattttgattgttttgcttGGGTCTGTATATCTCAACAATGGGAAGGAAAGGATGTATTGGAAGATATTATAATTAAACTCACTTCCCCAACAgcagaaaaaaggaaagaaatttccaaaatgaaaaAGGATGAAATAGCAAGGGAGGTCTGTAGTATCCAACGAGAAAAGAGATGTCTGGTGGTCCTTGATGACATATGGACTCAAGAGGCTTGGCATTCAATAAAATCTGGATTCCCAATCAATGAGGAAACAGAGAGCCGGATATTACTCACTACTCGCAAAAAAGAAGTTGCTTTGCTTGCTTCCAAAAATGATCATCTCCACCAACCTCAACCATTAGATGACAACCAGAGCTGGGAACTGTTTGAAAAGATAGCGATGTGTGGAAGCGACAAAACAGGTAGTGTTTTCAACCAACTAATGCATATTTATATGCACTTTTCTAGCCACAGGAACCAACTAATTCCTATAGAATTTAATGGAAAACCCCCGCCTAtactcaattatgactcattcgacattttggtcactgaagtttcaaagtttcaaatgTATCGCTGAAGTAAATATGACAATAAGTTTTCAGTAATGACTAAATCTCTCTTACTGAAGtactgtttcttttcttttccagacTTGGAAATTTATGCAAAGAAAAGGGAATTAGGAAAGAAGATGCTTGTACATTGTTCAGGTTTACCATTAGCCATCAATGTGCTTGCTGGTCTTCTTAGTAGACGAGAGACGATTGATGAGTGGGACACGGTACTTAGaaatgttgatgtatacataaTGAGAGGCATAAATGTCCTTGAAAGAGAAAAGACAGGTCAGGAGTGTGGTGTTTCAGGTGTCTTGGCATTGAGTTATGATGACTTACCATCTCACTTAAAACTATGCTttttgtatttagcccaattTCCTGAGGATCATGAGATACGGGTAAAAAGACTTAGTCAATTATGGATTGCAGAAGGGTTTATAACTTCAACGTCAGAAATGCATGTTTCAGTTGAAATTTTGGAAGAATTGTCATATAGTTGCCTAGTTGAATTAGTGGAAAGATCTATGGTTCAAGTTGTAGAATATGGCTTAAGTGGGAAGGTGAAAACTTGCCGTCTCCATGATTTTATGCGAGACTTGTGCTTGCAAAAGGCAGAAGAGGAGAATTTTCTCCGAATTATTAACTTTTCTACGGGACTAGTATCTAAGACACCACTAATTGGCAAGGTTCGAAGACTTGCCCTCCATTTGGATGAAAATGTTAAATATGATTTTAGTATAGATGGAAGAGATGAGCACATTAGGTCTCTATTATACTTTACCCCAAAGGGGTTTGACCAAAAGTGGAAGAAAAAAGTAATGCGATCGATATTCAATGACTTCAAATTGCTTAGAGTTCTGAAGTTTGAAAATATAGAGAGAGAATTTCAGTTACCGAAAACGATTGGGAATCTAGTCCACTTGAGGTTTCTGAGTCTGAAGCATAGTGCATACAGTGGGTTACCATCATCTGTTTCTAAGCTGGTACTTTTGCAAACTGTAGATCTGCGGtataattattatttatatgaagGATCTTGTTTTGGTCGGGAGAGGGCGACCAGAATCAGAAATGTGTTTTGGAATATGGAGCAACTGAGGCATTTATATTTACCTTGGCGTCACTATATAAGTGAACAGAAACTCTCATTTGCAAGACTTTGCAATTTGCAGACGTTGGGTGATCTTCCAATTGAGAAATGTGATTTGAATGATCTTGTTCAGTTAACCAATCTGAAGAAAATATCCGTAATTGTATCACGGCCTAGTCACTTGGAAAAGTTCAAGAACATGTTGATATCAAGAAGTATAACATATGAGCGTCTTCAATCGCTATCTTTGAAGCTAAACCGAGATGATAATGAGGATATAGCAAGAGATATAGTATTAAGGTGTCCTCATATATACAAGCTGCGACTGCTTGGGAAAATGACTAAATTTCCAGAAGAGCTGCTGGGCTATCCAAACCTCACCAAGATAACGTTGGTTAGTACAGAACTGAGATGTGACCAGATAGAAATAGTGAAGATGCTGCCCAAGTTAAGGGTGCTTTACCTAGGTAGTAATGCTTTCAAATCAAAAACAATGGTTTTCTCCCCAGGAGGCTTTCCTCATCTGGAATTTCTTACCCTTAGTGCTTTGTTTATGTTGAACGAGTGGAGGGTGGAGAAAGAAGCCATGCCTAGTCTTCAGAGATTGCATATTGAATGGTGCCTACAATTATGGGAAGTTCCAGATGGGCTTCAGCATATTACTACCCTCAAGGAGTTAACAATCAACGTGATGACTAGTAGATTCTGCAGTAGGGTTAGGGAAGGAGGAGAGGATTTCTACAAAATTAAACATGTGCCTTCTATTATAATCACTAATATTCAACCTGACTACAAGAAAGACGAGGAGCCAGAAATGGAGGAAGCAGCAGGTGCTTCTCGAGTAGTTGCTAACGACTCTGAGGAATCAACTGTGGACGGTATGTGGCTAATTGACTTTGTCCGTTTTATGATAGCATAACCTCATATATTGTGATCAAATTAACATTTTtagtaattaaattttttacttttattccCGGTGATTTATCTTGAATCTTGATTATGACTAGCTGCTCCGACTCCTGAAGGAAAAACAGAGGAAATACAAGCTGCATCCACTCCTTAATTAGTTAAATCCACAAGTTTGACTTTACATATGGTAACTCTTTTCTCCCAATCCCTGATAACACCCACATATATTTATAGTTCTGTGTGTTTCACATAGAATCAGAGTATATGATATATCTGGATCTTGTATTACTCGATGCAGCTTGATTACAACAGATGTGAACAAGGCTATACGCTGTTTGCGGTGCTAGATGTCCAAGCtttgtatatatatgtaatcaGGCCAACAACGTATTTTCTTCGCAGATTGGTCACCCTTTCATTTTCAGAATTTCCAGATTACTTCATCTATAAGCTGTAAGCAAAATAAAAGGTTGTAATTTCATTGTACCAGTCCAGTTCTTTTTATTGTGGCCCGTGTTCAATCTTTGGAAGGCTGAATATTATAGGGTAAATAGTAACAAAACGAGGCAAAATTGGGCTATGTTTTTTGGGCTTTATCAGATGGTCAATCCGAACGGCCCCGCCTTTAATTCTTCCCCACCCAAGAAGCCCCAATTCCCCTCTCTTTCCTCACTCTTTCTCCCGAGTCCCGGTTGGGGTTCACAGGGACCATTCACAGATGtataagggcaactccaaccttgGGACTAAAAATCAGAATTTGATCAAGTTTGAGACTtttcatctccaaccttgaTTTTTGGAGGGGTCTGGTCTCATAAAAATGAGACTTGGGGCCATCTGAAGTCTCAAAATTGAGACTTTTCCAGGACTGAGACCTATGAACAGTGGTCTGGGACCACAAGCTCATCTGACCcagcttgagagagagagagacgcgcTGGAGATTGAAGAGGAGAAGGACGCGCGGAAAAAAGAAGGGGGGAGGAAGAGAACGCGCGCAGACGCGCTGGAGAGAGAAAAGTCTGATTTTATGGTTCTGCTCCAGTGGGCCCGCCATGCTGGGCTGTCTGCTGCCTACCGTTGGGAGATGCAACGGTCAAAACACGAACGGCTGAGATCGCTCCATTTTGAAAATGGACGGTCCGCAGaagcttgaaattttttttttttttttattcaaacggATCTATTTTCAATCTGATGGCTCAGATTTGAGGGAAAAATTTTTTATCAACGGCTCTTATTAAATGAAAGGTTATTGTGGCCtatttgttccaaaaaaaattaaaaaatttaccAGAAATttgtgggaaaaaaatatatccgttggaacagtaaattatagaaaaatctataaataccaacccattcttttctatttcctcacACCAAATATACTCCATCTTCTTTACAATTTTCCATTCATAaacacatcttcttgttcttaaatatatctatatatatatttttttttgtcttgtgaAAAATGGCTCCAAGAGGGGATTCATGGAGacacaatgaagaagttattcttTGCCGAGCTTGGATCACCGTTGGGGGTGATGGTGCTGTCGGAAAAGATCAAACGTCGGAGTTATTATGGAGTCGTGTTTCGGAGGAGTACAATGCTCACAAACCAGTaggttgcatggatagaacAACTTCTAGTTGCCAAGCTcgttggaagaaaataagtccGGCATGTATGAAGTGGCGCCATGCCCTTAACAAGGTCGAACATGCCGCCATGCCCTTAAATAGTTAGATTTTTTGTCGTATATGCCGACACTTTTGTCGTATATGCCGAcacaaaaaaaattccaaaactttttttttaattcattaaataataaaaataatttttaacaTTATGCCGacacaaaaaaaatttcaaaacttttttttaacattatgataaaatgttaaattattttttttaccttatttaattaaattaacatatttttaatataatattcatcaaaattatactcatattatattttagtcaagaatagtgaaaatagcacccccatatagcacctcatggttggagatgagaattgagtcctatatgaatagtgcaacaaaggggtgctaaaatgagaatagcacccccaaatggtgcctatggttggagttgccctaaggTATGTTTTTTTACTTCTTTCTTTCTAAATTATGCTTTCTTTCATGACCTAGGGTTTCAAATTAGGTTAGAATGCGTTTTTTATTTGTCccctaaattttatttttacggTATAATTAGTTCTCTAGGTGTTTTCATTGTAATCTCTGGTTAATTAGCTTGACCCTTCATATTGGAATTTTGCACCGATAATAATAGAATTATGAGGATCTATCATCCTCATCTCAAATTTGTTATccttttaactttaaaaaatcagaaaagtatAGTACAGAGGACcaagtattttattttttttcttttcttttttcttttacgtGTTGTAGTCAATCATGTAGAGAAGCAACTTTTGGTATTGATATGTGGATTTTGCTGTCATGTTTGCAACAATTTTTGTTCTTGTAATCCCAAAGAACCTCACTAACTAATGAAAATATGGGTTTTAGAATCTTTCAGCTAAGGGATGGATTTAACTGAAGATTGAAGAAATTACGAGGCTTTAAAGAGCTCGAAAAACAGTGATGCAAATGTCGAAAGATCGGGACTACGTAATTTCATATTGTGATATAAACATTACATTGCCACAATTGAAGAACAAATATGGAGAGAACATTAAAAGAGTAGATGggccacatgtattaaatttaaATGTTGAAActataataacttaaaactagggctgggctcgggtcgggctgggcccgAAAATTGGtgagaccgagaccgaacccgaaactatcggttcgggccggttcgggctttttgtaaactgaaaaccgacagaaaccgaaaccattcgggccggttcggttttcgggctttttcgggcccaaaatgaCAGTTTTGCTAGTTTTGGTACCTGGAAGACTGGAATGCATATCAAATTATAATGCTGTGAAATAAACTCATtaacataactataatcaattTGCAATAATCAAGTTTAGCCACAGTTTACAACACAAACTCAAGAGTCCAGAATACATTGTCCAACAGAAATTAAACAATCCAAATTGTCCAACAGAAACATAAACACAATTTGCAGTTTTGCACAAATGGTCAAACTGTCCAACTAAGAAATAACTGAAGCTGCACTGCTCTAGGCCTTTAGGCTATAGTTGCTCGGCCTGCTGCCTTGCAAACCATTTGTATTACCGAATAGTTCTAGGGTCTAATAGTAGCGACCCCCACCATATGATTGATGGCGCCCATAATAAGATGAATGTGGACCATAATGAGACTGCAAAATGAGATTAAATAATAAATCATCATCATGATAACATACGATGAAAATCAGCAACACATAGGCATTAACTACTTACTTCAAGAGTTCAGGACCATAATATTCATGAGGGTAGAGACTGCTACCAGCTCCATAAGTATCTAAAAGATGAAGCCACTTAAGTGAGTAACTAGCAAAAACAGTGAATATGAACACAGAATATTAGTGAATATGAACACAGAATATTAGTGAATATGaatacaaacaaagaaaaacacaagCGAAATAGACATTCACTGATAAGAACTCCTAGATACATGAGACAACACAGCAAACAAAGAGGAAAGAAACACCAAgcataacaacaacaacaacaacaataaactgCAACATTCCAGTCTAACTGAatagcgaaaaaaaaaaaagctatttCTCAAAACCGAAGTAATTGAAGCAGACTCTTCCCCACAAGATATCAACCTCATCCCCACTCACATTCTCTTTTGTTCATCATTTCCAAATGCCCCAAAACACTTCCACTGTAGCTCGATCATCTCCCCAAAATCAACCccttctttatctctctctcgaaaaagaaaagaaaaactatatCTTTCAGACAACAAAGTCACACAATTGTTAGTGACTAATAAAACCAATGTGCAGTTCAAGAAATGGAATCTGATTCCATCAAAAAGGTTATAACTTTATGATCTAATTGGATGTTGCTGCTTCAGTAAGCTAAGTATTCACAAATTTAAAGCACGTTACTTTACCAACCATGGATAAAGCTTTAAAATTGATACTAACAGAAACATGAGAAGCCAATCACTCTTTTTTTTCAGCTTGTAGTGAATATGAACACAGAATatctcaaaacaaaaaacccatTTCACATGTAAAAAACAGTATCTATATCTGAAACTACTGAACTAAAACAGGGGTGAGTAGAAAGAAAGAGCTTCCATATTCAAGAAACtcatattaaaaaaagaaaaagatcccAACTTTGGTAAGACTATTCTACCAAATGAACTGCAGAACACAGAAACAAAACACTCCAAATGAATCAGTAAAATGGATAACATAGAAGAAACATACTTGGGTATTGCAGAGAAGAAGAGGCTTtgatcacagagagagagagagagagacgttgAGAAAAAGTAACGGTCAAGCCTTGACCTTCAGTTTTGATTCCGTGacggagagagaggaggaggatttCGATATTCGGAGATCGAGACCGGAGCAGGAGCTGGTaatggaaggagagagagatagacaaCTCAGATTTCTGGTGAGGGAGGGACTGAGAGAGCGAGAGGGAGATTTCATCAGATCTGAAATTTGGGGCTGAGGTCGATACAAGCAAAGTCGCAAAGAGAGGGAGGCTGAGGTTGAGTTAGTGGATTGGAGGACACCGAGGCCTTAAGCgctgtgtatttttttttttttaatatttaacttaTTATTATAACACCCAATCATGGACTGACATGTGGCATGTGCTACAGTattcgggtcggttcgggctttcgggccctgaaAAAATGAAACCCGAGACCAAACCGATTACATgaattcgggtcgggctttagaCCGAACCTAAAATTTCTATTCTAAAACTGAACCGATTCGGTTTTTTTTcctcggttcgggtcgggtcctcggtctttcgggtccgAAGGCCCACCCctacttaaaactgtgcatttatctTCGGCCGTCAGATACACTCTTACACTCATTTCTTTAAGTGAGCAACTCTGTAAAAATATTATTACAGCCAGTAGGTCCGGATGATGACGTGGCAATGGGTCctggatgctgacgtggcagtgggtccctgtgcTGACATGGCATTGGGCCATGTCAGTGGGCCTATGGGCCTCTGGGCTTGGGCTgccttattattattttttttcttctttcttctgccGGTTTTTTTGCAGGTCGGTTCAGCAACTTTTAGACCGGTTTTTAGAGTTATGTTTCCGGTTCCTGGATCCTGGAATCGAGACGTTGCTAGTGGCAAAATTTGATAGCAATCGGAGGtctggaaggtggtgaaccggtgtagggatcccttttttcttcttggagggttggttcgatacttccggtggccggttcgatgGTTTTCCATCCGGTTCTGGTGGCTCTGTTGCCGGTTTTGGAATCCTAGGAGtgagggcttcaatatatgtggcggtggtggctagggtttgaaggcaaCGAatatagggtttcagggttagggcttcatgctgataacatgttttagagaaacgggaattgagagaaaattgttgtgtattctcattgataataggggcctctttatatagaggattacaatgcatagaatctgaatcgtataaggaaagataatcatacattgaatggatatctctaagattctccaaGATTATCTCTAGTTAATAACTCTAtaaccactaggtcaagtaacctagagttaatttgggtcagacacaatttgaccatcttcttcttttctattttcttttgttgccACTTCCTTTCCTTTCCTCTCCCCTTGTTGCTTCATCAGAATCTTACAAAACTGGTTGACTGGTTCAGTAGAGCCTACACGGATAGAATCAAGGGATGATTGGTGAAGTGATCTTCccataaaagaataaaaaagaaaatgaccGGTGAAGCAAGTATTTGGTGACATTCCGCCAGGCCGTGGCCTGAGGGGTGGCGTTTGGCAAGACAATGACAACGATCACATTGCAGGAAAAGCAATTTACACATCTTACAAGACGCAGTTATGTGTTCTTGATATTGAACACCTTGGCTCTTTCGAGTTCAATCTTCATAATCATATTGCTTACTCATAATAGTAATTAAAGATCCTCAAATTTCTAGAACAGGCCTTTAGGTGTTGTGTTTAGCTGTTACCTGCTAGGACACACGAGATTCTACCCAATAATGTAATAAAGAACTTCTAACCATTTGGTTTTTGTCTCTTTGATTCTTTTATGGATATGCTCAATTGTCTTTTTCTTCATTACTTCATGTTTCCTATGGTGGTTCTCTAATATAGTTGTGATCCGCAATTTGGACACTCGTGTTATAAATCTGGAAGGAGgttttgtgtctttgtttgaaACATTGTCATCGTTTTCCAAGCTACTTTGTTTGGTTGATTTGCTGTGGTGTCTCTCTTACGGCTGCAATCATGTCAAGGGGATGCAAGTGATGGCGTTTAGAGCTGCGTTTTCAATTTGCTACATTGATTCTTACGCACAAGATATTATTTATGTTCAAAATTATTTGTTTAGATTGTCAAGATCTTTAGTAGGTTCATCTTGCAACTTCAGAGCAAATCTTTTGTTGAATAGATTGACACTATCTCGTTGAAATgttggaaaaaacaaaaaaaattaaatgctaTCACTCTTTCACATAGAAATCATTGTGAGTTATGTTCCACATAGAAATGAATGTGAGTTCGGATTTAGGGCTTCCGCACAGAAATCAGTCTGAGTTATAATTTTCTACTCACACGGATTGAACTAAAATTAATTACGGATAAACAGTGTGGTCCATGACAAAGATTCACACTAACTTCTGAAAATCATGTGAGATGAGCATTAGCCCCCATTCGGGAGAGCACGGAAAAGCAATCCGTGTGTATCAAAGCCTCATTAGTAAACGCTTTCACACATTGAAAATCGTGTGAGAATGAAGACTCTGAACCAACAATAGTTGTACACGAAGTTTTGTTGGTATGGAAACATAACATTTGTTTATATATGACTTCTCTTTAGTATGCATTGACATTTTATGAAACAGTAGTTATTCTGAATCTGTTCTTAGTTAACTATATTGGTTCAGGAGGCAGAATTGTTGGTTCAAGAGCATAAGAATCTtaaaaatgagaaaaaagaaGACATTGTTGGAGAGGTAAACTGTGGAAGAAACACTGTTAGTCCTGAACAATGCTAAGATATTTAAATACTACCCATGTTGGCCTCAAGTTAGATGTATATATGCGCCCTATAACAATGTCCTACTCGCCTATTTACTTCATTTATCAAATTGTTTCAGGGGTGAACAGACAATCTCTGCTAAAAAAGTTTCAACAAGCTTGATTAGAGCACTCAAAATGTCACGACTATTCAACCACTATGAGGAGGCCTATTACTTCTTATCAAACTCAAGCGAGTGACTCTAATGATGAAATGAACTAAGAGTTTATACAAGTTGGACTAATAACATTATACATGCAAGAATTATTGCACTTATATTTTGGATTCAAGTGTGTTGATTTCTATATATACTAATGTATAAAGGCTCACTTACTAGCAATTGTTCCCATTACTTTTAACAGAACTCCCCCTATTATATCATAAACCGGCACACATTAATACAACACCAATATTATTTTATCTAAATTCAGAACAATGCTTGTCGTCCCTTCTTCAAATTCCACTAATTTACCTGCTATTATTACATTAAGACCATAAATATGAGCAATGCCATCTCTCACTTGAAGTACAAATACTGATATTTGAAATCTTTACCTCTCAGTTATATTGTTCAATATGTTTGCGAATAATATTACTAATTTCATCCTTTGCTGTGGTTAACCTGCACCAACTTAGGGCAACTAGGGTCTGTCAATCCTGCCAACTATTACAAACTGGACCGAGTTCAAACCGAACTAATGAGGTCGGTGTCGACAAAGCCTGTAATTGCAATAATTTCTTTATATCTTC
This portion of the Rosa chinensis cultivar Old Blush chromosome 1, RchiOBHm-V2, whole genome shotgun sequence genome encodes:
- the LOC112166329 gene encoding putative disease resistance protein At1g50180, whose product is MAEGVVIVAAEGIKTLGDFIIQQSKFLSGVSYQVELAKVELHLIRGFLRDADARQGEEEVVRIWVKLIRDAAYDLEDVIESFALKVASRRRGGTVKIVLKRFASIFNEGVNPYKIGSEIEDIMTKLSHLRSSLQSYNIRQISGEENTDILVKELVREGKRHRVISIWGMGGSGKTTLAKQVFLQDEVKRHFDCFAWVCISQQWEGKDVLEDIIIKLTSPTAEKRKEISKMKKDEIAREVCSIQREKRCLVVLDDIWTQEAWHSIKSGFPINEETESRILLTTRKKEVALLASKNDHLHQPQPLDDNQSWELFEKIAMCGSDKTDLEIYAKKRELGKKMLVHCSGLPLAINVLAGLLSRRETIDEWDTVLRNVDVYIMRGINVLEREKTGQECGVSGVLALSYDDLPSHLKLCFLYLAQFPEDHEIRVKRLSQLWIAEGFITSTSEMHVSVEILEELSYSCLVELVERSMVQVVEYGLSGKVKTCRLHDFMRDLCLQKAEEENFLRIINFSTGLVSKTPLIGKVRRLALHLDENVKYDFSIDGRDEHIRSAV
- the LOC121052992 gene encoding probable disease resistance RPP8-like protein 2; this translates as MEQLRHLYLPWRHYISEQKLSFARLCNLQTLGDLPIEKCDLNDLVQLTNLKKISVIVSRPSHLEKFKNMLISRSITYERLQSLSLKLNRDDNEDIARDIVLRCPHIYKLRLLGKMTKFPEELLGYPNLTKITLVSTELRCDQIEIVKMLPKLRVLYLGSNAFKSKTMVFSPGGFPHLEFLTLSALFMLNEWRVEKEAMPSLQRLHIEWCLQLWEVPDGLQHITTLKELTINVMTSRFCSRVREGGEDFYKIKHVPSIIITNIQPDYKKDEEPEMEEAAGASRVVANDSEESTVDAAPTPEGKTEEIQAASTP